Part of the Sporomusa termitida genome, GGATGGTTTTATTAAACTTTCCGGCCAGAAACTCATTTTTATCGATAATCCAGCCGGTAGTAAATTCCTTGAAGTGTTTTTTGGAGACGGCGGTTTGATTGTGGCGGGATAAAATCCTGATCCGTTCCCGCACAGACACCCCTTCTGTTAGCAATTCGCTGACAAATAAAGTTTTTTCCGGCTGATAATTTAATTGAATTTGATCAAACAGGGTTTGGCGGATTTTAGCTATTGTTTTTAATGACAACTGTAAACTGTTTTTAATTTTAGTGGTTTCTTCGATTAGCTTATCGCATTCTTTGTCTTTATCCAGCAGCAGCTGCTCGAAATTCTCCAGGCTGCGGTGCTGGAGATAATTTTTGATAGCCTGAATAGGAATATTTAGCTTGCGCATATTGAGAATAATTTCCAGTACAAGGTATTGAGAAACGGAATAATAGCGATAGCCGTGCTGGTTTACAAAGGCCGGAATCAGTAATTCATTTTTGTCATAATACAATAATGTTTGTTTGGGGATACCATAGAGCGCCGCCAGTTCGCCGGCGGTAATGTAATTCTCTTTGTCATTTGCCATATTCCGTATTTCTCCTATATCAAATAATGTACCGGTCTTAAACAATGCCGTAAGTGCGTGCAGCTTAATGTTGTAATCATTATTATTGATAAAGCGGGGTGTGTCAAGAATAAACCGAATAATTCGGTTGCGCTTCAGGCGGGGAGCTTGAAACCGTATGACCGGTATATAGCGGCTGATTTAACCTTCAGCCAGCTCAGCGTCTCCGCAGGGCAGCTTATTTTTATCCTGCCAGAATTATAAACAGTGAATGTTATGTCCGGGGAATATGGAAAATCTTTATCCTAAGGCACAGGCGGCTGCTGCCGGC contains:
- a CDS encoding MerR family transcriptional regulator, with protein sequence MANDKENYITAGELAALYGIPKQTLLYYDKNELLIPAFVNQHGYRYYSVSQYLVLEIILNMRKLNIPIQAIKNYLQHRSLENFEQLLLDKDKECDKLIEETTKIKNSLQLSLKTIAKIRQTLFDQIQLNYQPEKTLFVSELLTEGVSVRERIRILSRHNQTAVSKKHFKEFTTGWIIDKNEFLAGKFNKTIQYFTPVAHTAAKKHCCVRPAGLYLTMRFRGTYYQEAPTVYKKIMDFIALNRLTIMSNIYLLPLKNHWLTQDTSAYINQISFQVAYPS